aatatattattttatttgtcaaTGATCTTATCCAAAACAAAGTAATGGATGgaaatattaatatctttcgtaatcaaatattcttaaaagatAATTGAgggtaattttaatttttaatccaatttagataaatatttacttgaataataaaaataataataataagtaaaattGGAggaattgtttattttattttttaatgaaccAATTAGAATGGAGgaaaaccaaaaatttaaataaaagaaagtcaaCCAATAAAATGTAAAGCTCAAACCAACAGTGTtatgattaataaataagaaaattaggatataattatttaaaatagtcGGTTTCAAGTGGTCTCGGAAGTAGGGAATTGGAGTCTCtgtataattaataattacgaAGGACATTATAGGAAGGACCAGAATTGTCTTTTCTTATTGGCTCATTCTTTCACTTTCCCCTCTTCTCAAAaatcctctttcttctccccgaTCTCACTCACGCGCGTTCTCCTTACGCGCCATCTTCTCTCTTCATAAAAACTCCAACCCTCTTCCCCTGCGTGCCCCcaccttcctcctcctccacctcctcctcctcttccgcCGCCGTTGCGGACCCATTGTCTATACGTAGCAGGTTGGAAGATTCCAAAATCGACTGGTTCTATCTTCCGTTGGTGCGGGAGAAGCTCTTTCGGTGCATTTTGGTTGTCGGAGAGGCGGTTCCGATCAGTTACTCCATGGCTGAGTTGACTCAGCCTGATGTCTACTCGCTGAGGACTCTGCAGGTGTGGAAGACGTTGTTGAACTGGTTGGCTTTCTTCTTCCAGATCTTCGTTCAGATCCTCAGAGCTTTTGGACACCTTcggcttctttcttcttctgattctgattcttcGTCTCCGTCTTTTAAGCCTTTGCCGGTCGTTGAGCTTCCTGATCATGAATTTCTTGCTGCCTCTGCCGTTGATATTGCCTCTGTTGAAGATGAGGAGGAGTCCGACGGGCTTATGGAGAAACTGACGGTATTGTGATTTTCTTGTTGATTTCTCGTTGTGAACATCGTGTTTTCCCCCCAAATTTGTTTGCTGGAAAGAATTTGTGTTTGGATTCTATTTGTGCTGgttttttttcatgaaactGTGCAATTGTTGCGCTGATTAGGTTTGCTTGATTTTGCAATTATTCGTCTATGGCAATGATTTCAACAGATATGCTTAAGTTCGTTTAATGTTTGTGAGAGTTTGGGAGTAATGTTTAACCCGGCTTGGCCCTGGTGTACGTGAGAAAATTATTGATATCATTTTGGGGAAGAGGAGACGAGCCTTTTCTTGATGAAAATAGGGACAGGAAAGCTTCAACTTCATTCCCTATGGTTCTGCAGTATTTCATTTTGATGATTCATTAGTAGTAGATGAAAGAATCTAGCTCTGGGACTCTGTAAATGATTATTCCAATCTGGACGAACTATATTCGTCCATTTTAGAACtgaattttatgatttgaaaatgttttcCTGTGCTATGTAAAGCTTCTGATGTTAGAAGTTTGTGGAGATGCCGTGTGAAGCTGTGAAGTTAAAGTCGTTTCAAGAAATTACATATGGCTCATTCCTCTTTTATCTTCCTTTTGTTTCCCTTGTGTGCTTCCTTTATTAATTCCACATCTGGCATTGGACAATTACAGATAGTTCTCGATTTGGATGAAACTCTCATATGTGCATATGAGACATCCACTCTGCCTGCTGTTGTTCGTAATCAAGCAATAGAAGCTGGACTGAAGTGTTTCGAACTCGAGTGTTTTTCTTCAGATAAGGTAGTTTACTTTCCAGTAACCTTGTATTGATTTGGTTTTGTGAGTTTTAGTTAAACCATCTTACCTGGGTATGCTGCTATTTGAAGGACTGTGAAGGGAAGCCTAAGGTCAACTATGTTACTGTCTTTGAGCGTCCGGGTTTGCATGATTTCTTAAATCAACTAGGTAGCTTTGCAGATCTTGTACTATTCACGGCTGGTCTTGAAGGTTTGTACACTTTACTATCCATTATATTATCAGGTAATATCCTTGCccataatagaaaaataaaagagaatcTGAAGGATGTCATCTATGTGTATGCCTCAGGATATGCAAGACCTCTTGTTGACAGGATAGATGAAGAAAATCGATTTAGTCTTCGACTGTATAGGCCTTCAACAATTAGCACGTAAGTACTTCTCtgctattttcttcttttctattcGATCAGCATAGCAACTATTTGCTATGTTTACTTATCTAGATTGGCAATATTCAAGTCTATTGACGCTTCAACTGTGGAAAGACATTATACTATTATGATTATTGAACACACCCTTTCCAAAAACAAGTTTGAATTATTCAGGAGTTCGAATAAGAATTTGTTCGTGTACATGTATTTATATCCTTAAGTCCATTCTTTATTGATATTGAATGCAGTGATTAAGTGCATATGTTTGGCAGTGATTTTGGATAGGACATAAACATGCCCCAATTGTTGATAAGTTTGTTTAGTTAGTAGTTAAATTTATCAAGATTAAATGGAAACtgagttattattattatttttttggtaagaAACTGAGCTTTCACTTGGTACATTATTTAGATCCTCACAGAAGTTAAAAGCACCCACTTtcaaagtgttttttttttttttcttttacccaTTTCAAGTTAAGCTAAAAGCACTTACTTTAAAGCTAAGTATCCCAATTGTGTCTATTCTCTGTAAAACCCATGGTTCTGGTATGTAATCTACAGGGAATATCGAGATCACGTGAAGGATCTCAGCTGCCTATCCAAGGATCTAAGAAGAACAGTCATCGTTGATAACAATCCTTTCAGTTTTCTATTGCAACCTGTGAATGGAATTCCTTGCATTCCATTTTCTGCAGGGCAACCACACGATTCACAGGTGggaaaacaatgaaaattcTGAATCTTTCAACAACAGTACATCTTCACAATAATTCATTTTGTGACCGTCTTCCTTGTTCTCCATATACAGCTTCTAGATGTCATTCTTCCACTCCTAAAGCACCTCTCGCTGCAGAACGACGTCAGATCAGTGCTGTACGAAAGATTCCATATGCCTGAATGGTTTCAGAAGCATGGAATTCCAACCTAAATTCAACGAAAATCTGTGCCAAGGAGAAAGGTACATTCTTCTCTGCTCATGCAACAGTTAAACACAGTTAGCTTGCTTGTTCAAAAGGGCAGAGCACATTTAGGAGTCAGATTCTGATTCTTGAACTTCTGTATAGCTTCATGTTGTACATCGTGGATATGGTCCTGAAAAGTTGCATCCAATTGTTTGAAAATCATAGTAGTATTAAGATTGTAAATTTGTAGGAATTCtgatttgtaatttattaatgCAGTGTTGTTGGATATGTTTGTAGGaattttcttgaactttttacCAATAAATATCAGTTGTTTCCTCCCTTTGGTTGCTTTAACTGTTTTGTGGCTTCTccagaatattaaaaattaaggtaTTTAGAAGAGTTAGAgtaaaaaagaagggaaaaaggaaTGTGTTGGTGAAGAACTAATTATATTTGGAATATATAAGTAATGCTATTCTCTTCACAAACACCCACGATTGCCCTCACACCCTCTACTCAATACCccatttacattttttctttttaatttcattttaatattttaatattttccccCATCAAATAAATCCAACATTTCATGCTGTTTATtgctattttattatttttttaaagaaaagatttattgattatgtttgtttgagctgtTCTTATTTGCTTTTGGAAGATTCTGTTTTCATGGTATGCTCTGTCCTTTCCACATTTGTGTGTTGTCAGCTTTTCAATTAAACTTTTTTggtcaaatatatatttttaaattaccaTTCAGCccttccattttcaatttttttttcttttatctaatagatttcttaattttattaattatctagtaatttttttcattattttccagaatatacaaaattttacCTATACAATAAtgttagaaaagaaaagcaaaggtGAGAGAATGATATGCATCGGAAATTGTGAAGTCTGCACTAAATGTTAAAGAACTTTTTGAAGAGATATTTATATGgaaggaatttgaatttgaatttgaatttgagtcAGTCTTTACATATCaaactcattttctttcactttctgctgctgctgctccatttattctcatatttatttcttttgaccACTGCCaaacttcaatttcaatttttattatttttctcatgGGTTTTAAATCGGattataaagaagaagaaaaatgaacgttcttatattatattaacgAGAAGCTACAAAATTGAACTCAAGTGTTAATATCAACTTCATCGATCTATATCCATCCAACTATGTGACTTTAGGTACATGAGATATTATCTCGATGaattaacatatatatatatatgtttgaaaCAATGTGGTCTAcctattaaactaaaaatgataaaacaacataaaaagaatcaaactAACCTAACAAACGAcatagattatttatttattaaaaaaaaaataataataaattaaaattaataacttagaataataataataataataataataatggaggAGTGAGTGGCAGAGTCTTACTTGTTTTGAAAGGTCAAAGTCGGGCAGCTGCGGTTTCTGAAACAAAATGAAGGTCACGCACGTGGTTCACCTCGTAGGCGCGTACTCCATTGACTGCATGCCACGTGTTTCTCCTTTTCTCCAGTATCGCTGACGTGGCTCTTATATGGCTGGTGTGGACGTGTTTATGTTTCTACATTGTGCTTAGAACCAGTTTGGGTCGCCGTTAAGATTGTTTTTCTCTAGAATTTCACTGTAATAAATTCATACCctcttttttccctctctctctctctctctctctctctctctctcttcatctGGGTCTcctgttttctctctcctctgcgCATGGCTGAGACTCCCAATGAAGTACGCCAGGCTACAACGCAACAAAACccctttcctctctctctctcctcttttaaATGACGAGATTACCCCTTCTCACCGCCGCTATCCCCGTCCTCTCTTTCATCGTTGTTGTTTTCTCTCTGCTTCCGGCGACCTTAGCTCTCGGCTCTGCCTCCACGCTTGCTGTCAGCTACGGTTCCGCCACCGTCTGCGGCATCGTCGCTGAGCAGCCCACGCAAAGGATTCTCTGCTTCCGTCGCGGTCAAACCATTTTTATTGACCCAAATATCTCCTTCTCCGTCGTCTCCGGCGGTCGGGATACCTTCTGTGGCATAAGAGCCGGCGGCTATACTCTTCTCTGCTGGGACTTTGATCAAAATACCGCTGCGTTTTCCCGGAGAAGGCTTTACTTCAACTCCACTGTCCTTCTCGAGAATCTCGCCGTCGGTGACGACCAAATCTGTGCCACCGTGGTCGGTGCCGGCAATGCAACTTGCTGGCGCGATGGTAACAACGTGCGAGTtggattttcttctcttcaattcGATTCAATTTCTTCTGGGTTTGGATTTTCTTGCGGAATTTTGAAGGGTAATCAATCCGTTCGATGTTGGGGTCGGAATGCGTCGATTGCGGCCCTAATCGAAAATGGGTTTCGAAATATCTCAATGTCGACCATCGTCGCCGGTGGGTTTCATGCTTGTGGATTGAATATCTCCGGTGGGTTAGTTTGTAGGGGGAACAACGATTTTGGGCAGTTGGATTTTCCTTCTAATTCATCCAGAGGGTTCTCTGAATTGGCCCTCGGCGAACGCCATAGCTGTGGGATTTTGCTCTCGAATCGATCGGTGGTTTGTTGGGGAAGCTCAGATTTCTCTGTGGATTCAATTCGAGAAACTTCTTTTGAGTTAATTTCTTCGGGATCGGATTTCGTTTGTGGATTAACAACGAGTAatttctctgttctttgttGGGGGCTTGGCTGGTCGAACGATTCTTCTGGTcttttttcactttctctTCCTAAGATTCTTCCTGGTCCTTGTGTTCAATCTTCTTGTCGGGATTGTGGTGTTTATCCTCTCTCTCAAACGCTCTGTTCTGATTCTGGGAATGTCTGTAATCGTTGTTTGGTTACTGTTTCAACGCCGTTTTCGCCTCCTCCACCCTCGCCGCCGCCAATGGTGGTGACCCCATCACCTCCTCCAGCGGCATTGAGAAAGGGTTTGCTGGCTTTTGCTATTGTGGGCTCAGTTGGGGCCGTTGCTGGGATTTGTACAGTTGTTTACTGTTTATGGACTGGTGTTTGTTTTGGTCATAAGAAGATACACAACTCTGTTCAGCCGACCATTACTCGAGCTGCTAGTTCAAATGGGGGGACGACAACGTCAAACACGAACAACAGCCCACCATCGCGGTCGTCGACGATTCGGCGACAAGGGTCTCGAATAATGCGGAGGCAAAGGAGTGGTACGTCCTCGAAGCACGCCGATAGAGCAGAAGAATTCACTCTGGCTGAGCTTGCTTTGGCTACCAATGACTTCTCCCATGAGAACAAGATTGGTGAAGGGAGCTTTGGCATTGTGTACCGTGGGAAACTCGGCGATGGGCGGGAGGTTGCGATCAAGAGAGGCGAAACAGGGCCGAAGACGAAGAAGTTTCAGGAGAAGGAGAGTGCTTTTGATTCAGAATTGGCGTTCTTGTCTAGACTTCATCACAAGCATTTGGTGAGGCTTGTGGGGTATTGTGAGGAGAAAGATGAGCGGCTTTTGGTTTATGAGTATATGAAGAATGGTGCACTTTACAATCATCTTCATGACAAGACCAACTCTGAAAAGGGTAGCAGTGTTGTGAACTCTTGGAAAATGAGGATCAAAATTGCTTTAGATGCAGCAAGAGGAATTGAATATCTTCATAACTATGCAGTCCCTCCTATAATCCATAGGGATATCAAATCATCCAACATTCTTCTCGATTCGAATTGGACAGCGAGAGTATCCGATTTCGGGTTGTCGTTGATGAGCCCCGGGTCAGACCTTGACTACCGACCGACGAAGGCAGCTGGGACGGTTGGTTACATTGATCCTGAGTACTATGGACTGAACGTTTTGACTGCTAAGAGTGATGTGTATGGGCTTGGGGTGGTGTTGCTGGAGCTTTTGACAGGGAAGAGAGCTATATTTAAGGATGATGAGCAAGGAGGGACACTGGTGAGCGTGGTCGATTTTGCAGTGCCAGTGATTACGATCGGAGAACTGGGGAGGATTTTGGATCCAAGAGTCGGGCCGCCGCAGATGAACGAAGCAGAGGCAGTAGAGCTTGTGGCTTACACAGCGATGCACTGCGTGCGTTTGGAAGGGAAAGATCGGCCAACGATGATTGACATTGTTGTGAATTTGGAACGAGCTTTGAATCTTTGTGATGATAGTCATGGCAACAGCTCTAGTGGTGGAATTTCCATTGTTTCAGAGTGAAATTCTTCAAAAATTCTTCATGAAAATTTCAGAGAAAAGAACGAAAGTTTTGAGCTGAAAACAGCACCCCACAAACCTTATCATTTCTTTCACTCTGCAACTCACAATATTTCCTAGAACCTTTCATTTCACACTGTTTGTGCATATCTTTGTTCGGTACGACCGTTCCCAACCAAACCAACAGTTCGAGATCATGGGACCATCACGGACATTTTGATCGATAAAAAAACCACTATGTTCAAAGAATATTGAGGAAACATGAAGGACATGCCAATGATTTCATGTggaacacaaaaagaaaagtaggaGGGAGGAGATTGAATGTGAAATGAGATTTGTTGGGTAATGGAGATGATATTCCATGTGCCTTTGGAGGGTCCTCATGTGTTCTCCAAAATATTGACCCCAAAAGggaataatgaaaatttaggggccaacaaatgaaataaaggggaaaaaaaggagaaagtgGGCCAATAGAAGAAAGGTGTATTATGTGTAATAGTAAATGAATAAGAATAATGGACAATGAAAGGACCAAAGGGTCAATGTTGAGAGGAATAGGAATAGAAATAGGAGTTGCATTTATTTGTGATGGCAAAAAAATCAAAGGGAGGCCGGCCATGGGAAAGGCTTTTCAATGGGAGTCaacatttttgaaaattttggcaCCTCGAGGCCGCTCTAGCGTTAAATTGGTCATTCCCTTGTAACAACAATGGACGTCccatatgatatgatatgattaaacAACCTTTGGAGATCGTAGCACAGCGAGGATAAAATGGTTGTTATGACATTTGAATGCTGATTGGTGGAAAGCCCAGCTACCTTATccaaaaatgatatttttgtaaataaagtTGAGCAATAACACACCTGTCACAAATAACGTCCAAGAAACCTTTTCTAATAATCAACAATTCATCAACACATGTGTGGGGCAACAGAGAAACTTTTGCAGTGCACTTAAAGAAAGTAGAGACACATGTTGAAACAGCCAattaacaaaaagaacaaatacttGATTGAACAGTGAGAGGAATTGTCATGGACTAGCTTCTCTACATAAGGAATTACAGCCTCTTCTTCCATATCAAAACAACTACTACAGCAATacatatgatatgattgatacTCGGCCAGCCAATGGATCctcacaaaaagaaaactaaacaCCAATACCAATAAAATAGAATCAAGGAGAGGAGCAAGAAAAGCTTACTAATTTGAAGCTGTACATTCTTTTGATGTTGTAGAACTTGCCTTCATTGTTAAACGAATTCAAATCCCATCAGAAGCTTGACTGATTTGTACTTCTCTCCCTTGACGTTGCGGAGCGGAATTGCTCGAATCCCTTTTCTTAGTTCCGCAACAGGCAGGCATGTCTGGCCTCCAAAATCGTCCTTCTCTGACATGTCGTACTCATGAACTTCGATTCGAAGCAAAGCGAGTTCTGGGACGGATAGTGGAAACTCAAATTCCTCATTCCAAGCAGGCACCCAGTTATCCTCTAATGTTTTCGTCTTTTTCATTACAGTATCAGCTGGAACTCCTGCAATTCCCACCTGCATACATAATCGAACAATCCCAGTGCAAAAAGAACAGGTTTTagcaatttttcttttattgaaaCAACCTAAAGGTTTTAGCTATATTCAATTAGAATATTGCAAAACTTCATTGACATACCCTCGTATAAAAGTCTGGTGGGGAGTAAGCATCAAAGTGTGTGTGATGGAAATCATAATACCATCCTTCTCCCATGTACACAGTCACCTTCTCAACAGAAATATAATCAAAACTATCAGTACAGTCAAGTACAATAAGCGAAGTTACATTTACACTTGACCAGTGGCTACAGGAATCTGAAGCACAGTCAAATAAGAGGGACGAAAAATAGTTGCGGAGACCTTACTTTCAAAGTTGTTTTCACAGGCAACCTAACTTTTGGATCAAAGATCTGATCATCTGAACCAGGCTTCAGCATAAAATCTGGTTTTTTTACATAACCACACCCGCCATTAGCTCTGAACATCCCATGCATCAACCATAGTGACCTACCATAACCCTGTGATAATTCACACATAATCCTATTTTCAGTGATTGAAAAATTGGAGAAACAAATTATGaccaataaaaagaaacaaaatgctTGACTGAGAAAATTGGGTCATTGGAGAAGTttaattagagaaaaatgatATTCAACCCCATTTCTAGTCAGCAGCCAAAGTTTAGGAAGGGGATTCTAAGTTTCATTTGATAGTATCCAATTAACTGGTTAACAATAAGTACAGATATTAGataatctttcatctcaaactGCTAGGGGTCAGACATCCTTATTcctaacaaacaaaaaaaaaagaaaaatgggaaagaatgaataaaagaaatttggtaTGGAAACGATTTATATCTAGATTTCTGATTCAGTATAAGGCAGAAGACGAAAGGACCTGCATGTTGAGCGCAACCATTTGAGCACCATGAATCCATCCAATCATTGGGTTATAATTGGATGAGTCAACTCTGATCCCCTTTGGATAGACTCTCAAAATGTTCTGCTGAGTAAACCTACGGCAAGTAAGAAGAGAAAACTTGctataattaacaaaattttcctaGAATAAACAACCTAAGATAAACAACATATGAACTATGTGAAGAGATAAACACCGTAACAATGTTACTTCAataggaaaaaggaaaagaaagaaacttctCTTTTCTAATGTTTGTAAATCACAGTAAATACCAAACTCCTCTACCTCCCACGGTTCTCTGCCTAAACAGGTGTACAGATAACAAAAACTGCACCATCCTTATCCCTAACTATTCATCCATTAATTACACAATCACTGAACTTTAGGGCGTTTAGACTCCAACAATTTCCGTATCTCAATCAATGAAAAGAACGACTTTATGCACACCGACTCTGACTTTTTAATAAACACAGAAACACTTCAAAAGAATTTGGACCTCCTAAATGTAAGCCCATTGAAATGTATGTTTACATAGCCCATTTAGATATCTGCTTGTCAGAGATCATTAACTAGACGCTAAATACTACgaatgtttttttgttgaaaacaTAGATTTTGTTCATACCTCACAATTTGTTTTCCATGAGTAAGCACTGCCTTTCCCAGTTGCTGCTCACTCAAGCTCAGGCGTCTAACTTTCTCGGGATCCACTTCGAGGCATGCATCAATTCCACCTTTAGGCTTTCCCGCATGAATAgcaatcaaatttttatattcaggTGCAATATTCTGTGTAGAGTCTGTAGACTTGGGATCTCCATCCTCAGGATCTTCCTCTTCGTTACTATCTTCTTCCAAATCTGGCTGTGATGTAGAAACCAAGCATTAGGCCAAAACCAGTTTAAAAAATCACAAGGATAACGAAATTCATGGGCACCATCACAGACCTTGTAGTCAGTTACAATGCCACCTTTCAAGCTGGACACTTCTCTTCCCCATGCTGATGTATCTTTATCATTAGAAGAAGTCTTTTCCTTCTGTGGCTCACCCTCTTTAGGAACATCTTTGGTCTTAAGGTACTTCTTAGGTGGTTTAGTTGATataataattcttttcttcAGTGATTCGGGAGAAGGAAATTGCTTTAAGCATTCAGAGCCAGGAGTGAACAGAATGTCTCCAAATGTTTTTGTTACCATCTAGAACAGTtcagaaaattattataagatCAACAGGGGAGGGGCAACAGAAACCAAACCAGTGCGCACCTCTGCCACTTTAGCCTGAAGATGAGGCGGAAGATGGTCTTCCAATGTTATTACAACTGGATATTCAGATGTAACAAAGGCATGCTCCTTAATagatttcaaacatttaatgaGCTCCACAGGGGTAGTAAGGGTCCTGGAAAGCAATCTTCCAATTAGGATTTACTAGTGGAATAACAAAAGGTGCCCATTACCgtaacaaaagaaacaaatcacACCTGCCATGAAGAACATCTATATTATCCTTTGACG
This genomic window from Cucurbita pepo subsp. pepo cultivar mu-cu-16 chromosome LG01, ASM280686v2, whole genome shotgun sequence contains:
- the LOC111782132 gene encoding CTD nuclear envelope phosphatase 1 homolog isoform X2, whose amino-acid sequence is MAELTQPDVYSLRTLQVWKTLLNWLAFFFQIFVQILRAFGHLRLLSSSDSDSSSPSFKPLPVVELPDHEFLAASAVDIASVEDEEESDGLMEKLTIVLDLDETLICAYETSTLPAVVRNQAIEAGLKCFELECFSSDKDCEGKPKVNYVTVFERPGLHDFLNQLGSFADLVLFTAGLEGYARPLVDRIDEENRFSLRLYRPSTISTEYRDHVKDLSCLSKDLRRTVIVDNNPFSFLLQPVNGIPCIPFSAGQPHDSQLLDVILPLLKHLSLQNDVRSVLYERFHMPEWFQKHGIPT
- the LOC111782155 gene encoding phosphoinositide phospholipase C 2-like, with translation MSKQTYRVCFCFRRRFKMTAGEAPDEIKILFDQYSENGIMNPDHFQRFLIDVQKEVETTRDDAQNIIERCTSELKHLNIFHRKVLNLEAFFKYLFSDLNPPLESLGVHHDMSAPLSHYYIYTGHNSYLTGNQLSSDCSDVPIIQALQRGVRVIELDLWPNSSKDNIDVLHGRTLTTPVELIKCLKSIKEHAFVTSEYPVVITLEDHLPPHLQAKVAEMVTKTFGDILFTPGSECLKQFPSPESLKKRIIISTKPPKKYLKTKDVPKEGEPQKEKTSSNDKDTSAWGREVSSLKGGIVTDYKPDLEEDSNEEEDPEDGDPKSTDSTQNIAPEYKNLIAIHAGKPKGGIDACLEVDPEKVRRLSLSEQQLGKAVLTHGKQIVRFTQQNILRVYPKGIRVDSSNYNPMIGWIHGAQMVALNMQGYGRSLWLMHGMFRANGGCGYVKKPDFMLKPGSDDQIFDPKVRLPVKTTLKVTVYMGEGWYYDFHHTHFDAYSPPDFYTRVGIAGVPADTVMKKTKTLEDNWVPAWNEEFEFPLSVPELALLRIEVHEYDMSEKDDFGGQTCLPVAELRKGIRAIPLRNVKGEKYKSVKLLMGFEFV
- the LOC111782132 gene encoding CTD nuclear envelope phosphatase 1 homolog isoform X1 → MAELTQPDVYSLRTLQVWKTLLNWLAFFFQIFVQILRAFGHLRLLSSSDSDSSSPSFKPLPVVELPDHEFLAASAVDIASVEDEEESDGLMEKLTIVLDLDETLICAYETSTLPAVVRNQAIEAGLKCFELECFSSDKDCEGKPKVNYVTVFERPGLHDFLNQLGSFADLVLFTAGLEGLYTLLSIILSGNILAHNRKIKENLKDVIYVYASGYARPLVDRIDEENRFSLRLYRPSTISTEYRDHVKDLSCLSKDLRRTVIVDNNPFSFLLQPVNGIPCIPFSAGQPHDSQLLDVILPLLKHLSLQNDVRSVLYERFHMPEWFQKHGIPT
- the LOC111782147 gene encoding putative serine/threonine-protein kinase-like protein CCR3, with protein sequence MTRLPLLTAAIPVLSFIVVVFSLLPATLALGSASTLAVSYGSATVCGIVAEQPTQRILCFRRGQTIFIDPNISFSVVSGGRDTFCGIRAGGYTLLCWDFDQNTAAFSRRRLYFNSTVLLENLAVGDDQICATVVGAGNATCWRDGNNVRVGFSSLQFDSISSGFGFSCGILKGNQSVRCWGRNASIAALIENGFRNISMSTIVAGGFHACGLNISGGLVCRGNNDFGQLDFPSNSSRGFSELALGERHSCGILLSNRSVVCWGSSDFSVDSIRETSFELISSGSDFVCGLTTSNFSVLCWGLGWSNDSSGLFSLSLPKILPGPCVQSSCRDCGVYPLSQTLCSDSGNVCNRCLVTVSTPFSPPPPSPPPMVVTPSPPPAALRKGLLAFAIVGSVGAVAGICTVVYCLWTGVCFGHKKIHNSVQPTITRAASSNGGTTTSNTNNSPPSRSSTIRRQGSRIMRRQRSGTSSKHADRAEEFTLAELALATNDFSHENKIGEGSFGIVYRGKLGDGREVAIKRGETGPKTKKFQEKESAFDSELAFLSRLHHKHLVRLVGYCEEKDERLLVYEYMKNGALYNHLHDKTNSEKGSSVVNSWKMRIKIALDAARGIEYLHNYAVPPIIHRDIKSSNILLDSNWTARVSDFGLSLMSPGSDLDYRPTKAAGTVGYIDPEYYGLNVLTAKSDVYGLGVVLLELLTGKRAIFKDDEQGGTLVSVVDFAVPVITIGELGRILDPRVGPPQMNEAEAVELVAYTAMHCVRLEGKDRPTMIDIVVNLERALNLCDDSHGNSSSGGISIVSE